One part of the Astatotilapia calliptera chromosome 9, fAstCal1.2, whole genome shotgun sequence genome encodes these proteins:
- the dtx3la gene encoding E3 ubiquitin-protein ligase DTX3L1 translates to MGSNQSSDKLYCNRYLDGQGPPSLVEQATEQANGKFSTLSGCQPDGKMTWEVINRGLAGFPNDNTLKINFSFLEGKQTEMHPHPGQHYAGEVLCAYLPDNLEGKKVLALLEKAFNQKLLFRITTNGDGEDVITTSSIPLKIQSEGGNIFDGPDADYLKTMKKLLNNNGIK, encoded by the exons ATGGGTTCTAACCAGAGCAGTGACAAGCTTTACTGTAATCGTTATCTCGATGGACAGGGTCCTCCATCGCTGGTTGAACAAG CTACTGAACAGGCAAATGGGAAGTTCAGTACACTAAGTGGGTGCCAACCAGATGGTAAAATGACCTGGGAAGTTATCAACAGAGGCCTAGCTGGATTTCCTAATGATAATACCCTGAAGATTAACTTCTCATTCCTGGAAGGAAAACAGACG GAGATGCACCCTCACCCTGGCCAGCATTATGCTGGGGAAGTACTCTGTGCTTACCTGCCCGACAACCTTGAAGGCAAGAAGGTTCTTGCTCTGCTGGAAAAGGCATTCAATCAGAAGCTTCTGTTTAGAATAACCACAAATGGAGATGGAGAGGACGTGATCACTACAAGTTCCATTCCACTAAAAATACAGTCAGAAGGTGGAAACATATT TGATGGCCCAGATGCTGACTACCTGAAGACTATGAAAAAGCTACTGAACAATAATGGCATTAAATAA